Proteins co-encoded in one Jeotgalibacillus malaysiensis genomic window:
- a CDS encoding NAD(P)H nitroreductase, protein MSATTLEKNVLDVLFERRATKQYDPEVEISREELNELLEAMGQAPSAWNLQHWKFLAFHNPESQERLLPIAYNQQQITDASAVIAVLGDLRANENVDAVFDPAVEKGAMSEEIKQALNGQIQGAYENEQFARDAAFSNASLAAMQFMIAAKAKGWDTCPIGGFSDAQLIEEFEISDRYVPVMLITVGKAAKEARKSERIDIDELVEYV, encoded by the coding sequence ATGTCAGCAACTACTTTAGAGAAAAATGTATTAGACGTCCTTTTTGAAAGAAGAGCGACGAAACAGTATGATCCTGAGGTTGAAATCAGCCGTGAAGAATTGAATGAGCTGCTAGAAGCAATGGGACAGGCACCGTCAGCCTGGAACCTTCAGCACTGGAAGTTCCTTGCGTTTCATAACCCTGAATCACAGGAACGACTGCTCCCGATCGCTTATAACCAGCAGCAGATTACAGATGCATCTGCCGTGATTGCTGTGCTTGGTGACTTAAGAGCAAACGAGAATGTTGATGCTGTATTTGATCCTGCTGTTGAAAAAGGCGCTATGTCTGAGGAGATTAAGCAGGCATTAAATGGCCAGATCCAGGGTGCTTATGAAAATGAACAGTTTGCCCGCGATGCTGCATTTTCTAATGCATCACTTGCAGCGATGCAATTCATGATTGCTGCAAAAGCAAAAGGCTGGGACACATGCCCGATCGGCGGCTTCAGTGATGCTCAGCTGATTGAGGAGTTTGAGATTTCCGATCGTTACGTGCCTGTTATGCTGATTACTGTTGGTAAGGCAGCGAAGGAAGCCCGTAAATCTGAGCGGATTGATATTGATGAATTAGTTGAATATGTATGA
- a CDS encoding multimeric flavodoxin WrbA — protein MSNVKLAIIYYSSTGTNYQLARWAEESAKEAGAEVKVLKVEETAPQQAIASNPAWKEHYEETKDVPVVTLNDLEWADAFIFSIPTRYGNMPAQMKNFIDTTGGLWFNGKLVNKVVSGMSSAQNPHGGQEATILSLYTTMMHWGAIIAAPGYSDPVTFASGGNPYGTSVTVDGDGNMKEDVADGVKYQAKRTIEVAKWVKAGKE, from the coding sequence ATGTCTAACGTAAAATTAGCAATCATCTATTACAGTTCAACTGGAACCAACTATCAGCTGGCGAGATGGGCTGAAGAGTCAGCAAAAGAAGCAGGAGCAGAGGTTAAAGTATTGAAAGTGGAAGAAACGGCACCTCAGCAGGCGATTGCATCAAATCCTGCATGGAAAGAACATTATGAGGAAACAAAGGACGTTCCGGTTGTAACATTAAATGACCTGGAGTGGGCAGATGCATTTATTTTCAGTATTCCGACACGCTATGGGAATATGCCGGCACAGATGAAAAACTTTATTGATACAACAGGCGGCCTATGGTTTAACGGTAAGCTTGTGAATAAAGTTGTCAGCGGAATGAGCTCGGCACAGAATCCGCATGGCGGACAGGAAGCCACGATTCTGAGCCTGTATACTACGATGATGCACTGGGGTGCGATCATTGCAGCGCCAGGATACTCAGATCCGGTTACCTTCGCTTCTGGTGGTAACCCGTACGGCACAAGTGTAACAGTAGATGGTGACGGCAACATGAAGGAAGATGTGGCAGATGGCGTGAAATATCAGGCCAAGCGCACAATCGAAGTTGCGAAGTGGGTTAAAGCAGGAAAAGAATAA